Proteins encoded within one genomic window of Fusarium musae strain F31 chromosome 4, whole genome shotgun sequence:
- the COX4 gene encoding Cytochrome c oxidase subunit 4 (BUSCO:EOG09265MAN), with amino-acid sequence MGPSFNFDPNQPIPHKSLDNTSLSPSRVILKARPHCPAQTINRMFLQRSALTAARRVAARPAVARTFTTSFVRRDAARPATPNEQAAALAGTAEKKVGSYKTLKEIRTEEDLFGPGAAPGTVPTDLEQSTGIERLEILGKMEGVDIFDMRPLDASRLGTMKDPIMVRSAGEEQFAGCTGFPADSHNVHWLGITRERPIERCPECGSVYKMDYVGPEDDHHHHHPPEFEEPKTFADYIKPEYRYK; translated from the exons ATGGGTCCATCCTTCAACTTCGACCCAAATCAGCCCATTCCTCACAAATCCCTCGACAACACCTCTCTCAGCCCATCCCGAGTCATCCTCAAAGCTCGACCCCATTGCCCGGCGCAAACCATCAACAGAATGTTCCTGCAACGCTCCGCCCTCACTGCGGCTCGCCGCGTCGCCGCCCGACCTGCTGTCGCTCGCACCTTCACCACCTCTTTCGTCCGCC GAGATGCTGCCCGTCCTGCCACCCCCAACGAGCAGGCCGCTGCTCTTGCTGGCaccgccgagaagaaggtcgGCTCCTACAAGACTCTAAAGG AGATCCGAACTGAGGAGGATCTCTTCGGCCCTGGTGCCGCCCCCGGAACCGTCCCTACCGATCTCGAGCAGTCCACCGGTATCGAGCGTCTCGAGATTCTCGGTAAGATGGAGGGCGTCGACATCTTCGACATGCGCCCTCTTGACGCCAGCCGCCTCGGAACGATGAAGGATCCCATCATGGTCCGATCCGCTGGTGAGGAGCAGTTCGCCGGCTGCACTGGTTTCCCTGCCGACTCTCACAACGTCCACTGGCTCGGC ATCACCCGCGAGCGCCCCATCGAGCGATGCCCCGAGTGCGGCAGCGTCTACAAGATGGATTACGTTGGTCCCGAGGacgatcaccaccaccaccaccctCCTGAGTTCGAGGAGCCCAAGACCTTTGCCGATTACATCAAGCCCGAGTACCGATACAAATAA
- a CDS encoding hypothetical protein (EggNog:ENOG41~CAZy:GT15) — MRKISEKYDKVFVEGCAQPDTSQPRANAAFVILARNKEIDGVLQSIKSVERHFNRWYHYPYVFLNDGDFDDNFKEAVRNHTSGDVEFGKVGPDMWGFPDWIDPKVASEGIAKQGDAAVMYGGLESYHKMCRFYSGFFFNHPLLLKYEWYWRVEPEISYFCDITYDPFQKMIENNKTYGFTIAVKELRETVPNIFRYASAYKRLNNITSKGLWEMFVEPPEDDDEDTSKDSDTSPNPEKSFWDTLTGKKENIVDPESMEGETYNMCHFWSNFEIAKLSWFRSKEYQDFFEMMDRSGGFWMERWGDAPIHSLAAGALLGPQDIHYFRDFGYRHTTIQHCPANAPGKQLAREPYLEKTTFPEYKRFEEDDYWEHWDDVQEGGIGCRCRCDTDVVDVEGKEGSCLAEWVDVAGGWEHPY, encoded by the exons ATGCG GAAAATCAGCGAAAAGTACGATAAGGTGTTCGTCGAGGGCTGCGCCCAGCCTGACACCAGCCAACCTCGAGCCAATGCCGCATTTGTGATATTAGCGCGAAACAAGGAGATCGATGGTGTTTTGCAATCCATAAAGTCAGTTGAGAGACATTTCAATCGCTGGTATCATTACCCCTATGTGTTCCTCAACGACGGCGACTTCGACGACAACTTCAAGGAGGCTGTTAGAAACCATACCTCCGGAGATGTTGAGTTCGGAAAGGTTGGACCAGATATGTGGGGGTTCCCCGATTGGATTGACCCCAAGGTAGCTTCAGAGGGTATCGCCAAGCAGGGCGACGCTGCCGTCATGTATGGGGGTCTGGAGAGCTACCACAAGATGTGCAGATTCTACTCTGG TTTCTTTTTCAACCACCCCTTATTACTCAAGTACGAGTGGTATTGGCGAGTCGAACCCGAGATCAGCTACTTCTGCGACATCACATA CGATCCTTTCCAGAAGATGATCGAAAACAACAAAACGTACGGCTTCACAATCGCCGTTAAGGAGCTTCGAGAGACCGTTCCCAACATCTTTCGATACGCCTCCGCCTACAAGCgactcaacaacatcacatcGAAGGGCTTGTGGGAAATGTTCGTCGAGCCACcggaggacgatgatgaggacacTTCTAAGGACAGCGATACCTCACCAAATCCCGAGAAGAGTTTCTGGGATACCCTCACAGGTAAAAAGGAGAACATTGTCGACCCTGAGTCAATGGAGGGGGAGACCTACAACATGTGCCACTTTTGGTCCAATTTCGAAATTGCGAAGCTCAGCTGGTTCCGCAGCAAGGAGTACCAGGACTTCTTTGAAATGATGGACAGAAGCGGTGGCTTTTGGATGGAACGA TGGGGCGATGCTCCTATTCACTCCCTTGCCGCTGGCGCTCTCCTCGGACCCCAGGATATCCATTACTTCCGAGACTTTGGTTACCGACATACAACGATCCAGCATTGCCCCGCCAATGCGCCGGGCAAACAGCTTGCACGTGAGCCCTACCTAGAAAAGACAACATTCCCCGAGTATAAGAGATTTGAGGAAGACGACTACTGGGAGCATTGGGACGACGTGCAAGAAGGCGGCATTGGCTGTCGCTGCAGGTGTGATACAGAcgttgtcgatgttgagggCAAAGAAGGATCATGTCTTGCAGAATGGGTCGACGTTGCTGGCGGTTGGGAACATCCATACTAA
- a CDS encoding hypothetical protein (EggNog:ENOG41~BUSCO:EOG09264A2D) has product MPPRISPFSTPMCCRTTPNAPVSSLTAYLSGLSLQTRNASILSSLANNPGAVHQKKRVGRGPSSGHGKTSGRGHKGQKQHGKVKPWFQGGQTPLIVKHGRKGFNNFRAPQMSEVNLDQIQVWIDQGRIDPTKQITPKELIECGIVGTVKDGVKVLSRGADMLKQPIDVMVSRVSAGAIAAIEGAGGKVVTRYYTKLAIKRLLRGQSVNTDKPLPQGLEHVDTVLAAARDAPFRYRLPDPTSREDIEYYRDPAHRGYLSHQLAPGESPSLYFRVPGVHKIKSEVKKEKAATEETLF; this is encoded by the exons ATGCCTCCTCGAATTTCACCCTTCAGCACGCCGATGTGCTGCAGGACGACTCCCAATGCCCCTGTGTCATCGCTGACGGCCTACCTCTCCGGCCTCTCCCTCCAGACCCGAAATGCGTCTATCCTCAGCAGTCTCGCCAACAACCCCGGCGCCGTTCACCAGAAGAAGCGAGTTGGTCGTGGTCCCTCTTCCGGACACGGAAAGACATCTGGTCGTGGTCACAAGGGTCAGAAGCAGCATGGAAAGGTTAAGCCGTGGTTCCAGGGTGGTCAGACACCTTTGATCGTCAAGCATGGTCGAAAGGGTTTCAATAACTT CCGAGCTCCTCAGATGTCAGAAGTCAACCTCGACCAGATCCAGGTTTGGATCGACCAAGGACGAATCGACCCCACCAAGCAGATTACACCAAAGGAATTGATCGAGTGTGGCATTGTTGGAACTGTCAAGGATGGTGTCAAGGTCCTCTCCCGAGGTGCGGATATGCTTAAGCAGCCCATCGATGTCATGGTTTCCCGTGTTTCTGCTGGAGCTATTGCTGCTATTGAAGGTGCTGGAGGCAAGGTCGTCACTCGATACTACACCAAGCTGGCCATAAAACGACTCCTACGAGGTCAGTCCGTCAACACGGATAAGCCTCTCCCTCAAGGATTGGAGCACGTCGACACTGTGCTGGCCGCAGCCCGCGATGCACCCTTCCGGTACCGATTACCCGACCCTACCAGCCGTGAGGACATTGAGTACTATCGTGATCCCGCACACCGGGGATACTTGAGCCACCAGCTTGCGCCCGGAGAGTCTCCCAGTTTGTACTTCAGGGTGCCTGGAGTgcacaagatcaagagcgaggttaagaaggagaaggcagCCACTGAGGAGACTCTGTTCTAA